From the genome of Campylobacter concisus, one region includes:
- a CDS encoding phage protein, which yields MRQYGRRYRLEIGNSTQSIVIDNLAISFNIEKTISEEPNTSKIEIYNLNANNRNQIANKIFNQVKLFAGYDEPRLIFAGQITQAYTSRNDLDFITHIECGDGQNDYSKSRLYTTLKAGVKDSDVVNMCVKAMSSSKQGVVDLPKDKALPRCKVLSGDIKDYLKHVAKNNDANWHILDGNLNILPKDKVINDSEGFVLSEKTGLINSPEKTDDGLRVTCLLNPKLNIGSLVRIQSILSEYDGDYKITQLTHSGDFLNDTWQTELIAINGKFHKVEKK from the coding sequence ATGAGGCAATATGGCAGACGCTACCGCTTAGAAATAGGCAACAGCACGCAAAGCATAGTAATAGACAACCTCGCCATAAGCTTTAACATTGAAAAGACGATAAGCGAAGAGCCGAATACTAGCAAAATAGAAATTTACAACCTAAACGCCAATAACCGTAACCAAATAGCCAATAAGATTTTTAACCAAGTGAAATTATTTGCAGGCTACGACGAGCCAAGATTAATTTTTGCAGGGCAAATAACGCAGGCTTACACCAGTCGCAACGATTTAGATTTTATAACACATATTGAGTGTGGCGACGGACAAAATGACTACTCAAAATCTAGACTATATACAACGCTAAAAGCTGGCGTAAAGGATAGCGACGTAGTTAATATGTGCGTTAAAGCAATGTCGAGCTCAAAGCAAGGCGTAGTAGATTTGCCAAAAGATAAAGCCTTGCCAAGATGCAAAGTATTAAGCGGCGATATAAAGGATTATTTAAAGCACGTAGCCAAAAATAACGACGCTAACTGGCATATATTAGACGGCAATTTAAACATTTTACCAAAGGATAAAGTAATCAATGATAGCGAGGGTTTTGTTTTGAGTGAAAAAACTGGCTTGATTAACAGCCCAGAAAAGACCGACGATGGGCTAAGGGTTACGTGCTTACTAAACCCTAAACTAAATATCGGCTCACTCGTGCGAATACAATCAATTTTAAGCGAATATGACGGCGATTATAAGATAACCCAGCTAACGCATAGTGGCGATTTTCTAAACGATACGTGGCAAACGGAGCTAATCGCCATAAATGGCAAATTTCACAAAGTAGAGAAAAAATGA
- a CDS encoding Gp138 family membrane-puncturing spike protein: MNDPNLTQIFDSGLLSFEAGVHTALPAKVLKFNAGDNTVQVELMINELKRDGVSVPLPPIDDVPVQFFRGGDFVITTPIRKGDHGLCVFAERCIDGWFASASKGEPLDFRLHDYSDGFFLTGFSPRPLAVKDVDLDGVCMRTLSKSTYIKLTEGKIIIKGNIEQTGDYKQVGNKNLVGNFSQVEGNSVSSGTITATDMIGSGVSLKYHTHGGDSGGTTTQPN, from the coding sequence ATGAACGATCCAAATTTAACACAAATTTTTGATAGCGGATTATTAAGCTTTGAGGCAGGGGTGCATACGGCACTACCTGCTAAGGTGCTTAAATTTAACGCAGGTGATAATACGGTGCAGGTTGAGCTGATGATAAATGAGCTAAAACGTGACGGCGTGAGCGTACCATTACCGCCGATAGATGATGTGCCAGTGCAATTTTTTAGGGGTGGCGATTTTGTAATTACTACGCCGATAAGAAAGGGCGATCACGGGCTTTGTGTATTTGCTGAGCGTTGCATTGATGGCTGGTTTGCTAGTGCTAGCAAGGGCGAGCCGTTAGATTTTAGGCTACACGACTACTCGGACGGCTTCTTTTTAACTGGCTTTAGCCCTCGCCCCTTAGCGGTTAAAGATGTAGATTTAGACGGCGTTTGCATGCGAACACTAAGCAAAAGTACCTACATAAAACTAACCGAGGGAAAAATCATAATCAAGGGAAATATAGAACAGACGGGCGACTACAAGCAAGTAGGGAATAAAAACCTAGTTGGCAATTTTTCACAAGTCGAGGGCAATAGTGTAAGTAGTGGCACAATTACCGCCACAGACATGATAGGTAGTGGCGTAAGTTTAAAATACCATACACATGGCGGAGATAGTGGTGGTACAACTACACAACCAAACTAA
- a CDS encoding baseplate J/gp47 family protein, with protein MSENRIIIDELETIKERLENGFKAIYGENLELGSSTPDGQMIGLFSEALSEVNQVLTFITQMLDPYLATGEWLDQRVAYAGLLRKTADYSRASGVMIHGVGGTIIKKGTILKDKNSNLWVTDYEVTLGAEGSKAVSITSQETGAFRINEQDELEIQEIILGVDRIVATQNSKLGVDEESDGDLLLRFMQSHSINNNDERQGLESYLLNLKGVKQCKVLENYTNQTDANGVEPHGLNAIVLGGDDTAIGEAILRKKIGGCGVQGQTKLEIEFLGAKREVKFDRPTQINPRIFLRIKRTEGATDINTDKIKELLSNHVFNIGEDVYISRLYSIINDVKGFEVTQFKINGGQSLPVAVREICVINKNDIDLAVV; from the coding sequence GTGAGTGAAAATAGAATAATAATCGACGAATTAGAAACCATAAAAGAGCGTTTAGAAAATGGCTTTAAGGCGATTTACGGCGAAAATTTAGAGCTAGGCTCATCAACGCCAGACGGACAAATGATCGGGCTATTTAGCGAAGCGTTAAGCGAAGTTAATCAAGTGCTTACTTTTATCACTCAAATGTTAGACCCTTATTTAGCAACAGGCGAGTGGCTAGACCAACGCGTGGCTTATGCAGGGCTTTTAAGAAAGACAGCGGATTATAGCAGGGCTAGTGGCGTAATGATACACGGAGTTGGTGGAACCATTATCAAAAAAGGCACGATTTTAAAAGACAAAAATAGCAATTTGTGGGTAACAGATTATGAAGTAACACTAGGTGCTGAGGGGTCAAAAGCCGTTAGTATAACCAGCCAAGAAACGGGGGCGTTTAGGATAAACGAGCAAGACGAGCTAGAAATACAAGAGATAATCCTAGGCGTTGATAGAATAGTGGCTACTCAAAACTCGAAACTAGGGGTAGACGAGGAAAGCGACGGCGATTTATTGCTTAGATTTATGCAAAGCCATAGCATTAACAACAACGACGAGCGCCAAGGGCTAGAAAGCTACCTACTCAATCTAAAAGGCGTAAAACAATGCAAGGTTTTGGAAAACTATACTAACCAAACAGATGCCAACGGAGTAGAACCACATGGCCTAAATGCTATTGTTTTAGGTGGCGACGATACAGCAATAGGCGAGGCGATTTTAAGAAAAAAAATAGGCGGCTGCGGTGTACAAGGGCAAACAAAACTAGAAATTGAGTTTTTGGGTGCTAAGCGTGAGGTTAAATTTGACCGCCCAACGCAGATAAACCCTAGAATATTTTTGCGTATAAAACGCACCGAGGGCGCAACGGATATAAATACCGATAAAATCAAAGAGCTACTATCTAACCACGTTTTTAACATAGGCGAGGATGTTTATATTAGCCGCCTATATAGCATTATAAACGACGTTAAGGGCTTTGAGGTTACGCAATTTAAGATAAATGGTGGGCAAAGTTTGCCAGTAGCCGTGCGTGAGATATGTGTGATCAATAAAAACGATATTGATTTGGCGGTAGTGTAA
- a CDS encoding DUF2612 domain-containing protein, with translation MVELIWQYRKKPRARATAKLLNDEVYKTFDDAIKVAEILNIDTASGYALDLVGRHVGVSREQQNLILKDFFAFTQTEKKQGFNKGEFYRLGNSLKGSFYLNDSDYRFLIKAKIIKNYQTGTLENSYKSLEFLLGAGNFIFDNYDMTLNLVLKNAKTTQFLINLIFKNDILARPVGVGLNVILIADKKCFGFKQNKANLAFGVGKFARIYKEQ, from the coding sequence ATGGTTGAGCTGATTTGGCAATATCGCAAAAAGCCGCGGGCTAGAGCGACCGCAAAGCTTCTAAATGATGAAGTGTATAAAACCTTTGACGATGCCATAAAAGTAGCCGAAATTTTAAATATTGATACTGCGAGCGGTTACGCTTTAGATTTGGTCGGTCGCCACGTAGGCGTAAGTAGGGAGCAACAAAATCTAATATTAAAAGATTTTTTCGCCTTTACCCAAACCGAGAAAAAACAAGGTTTTAATAAGGGTGAGTTTTACCGCCTAGGTAATTCTTTAAAGGGTAGTTTTTATCTCAACGATAGCGATTATAGATTTTTAATAAAAGCAAAAATTATCAAGAACTACCAAACTGGCACGCTAGAGAATAGCTACAAGTCGCTAGAGTTTTTATTAGGGGCTGGCAACTTCATATTTGACAATTACGATATGACCCTAAATTTGGTCTTAAAAAATGCTAAGACGACACAATTCTTAATAAACCTAATTTTTAAAAACGATATTTTAGCTCGCCCGGTAGGTGTAGGGCTAAACGTAATACTAATCGCTGACAAAAAATGCTTTGGCTTCAAGCAAAATAAAGCCAACCTAGCCTTTGGTGTTGGCAAGTTTGCAAGAATATATAAGGAGCAGTAA
- a CDS encoding phage tail protein translates to MIYEKPKNEIFASDAKDGEIVEFPSVKRGWGVTENLGFIPPMEYFNAAFNRVDRSLAYQLQRGVGEWDKDLEYPIGAIVSLGGIIYIAKSQNTNKNPANEVTTWDIVATQKWCDDIFVKKSELKDGMPVGSYLLYSSNSNTPDGFLRCDGSALDKNTYSALFEVIGYTYGKSGGKFLLPNFSDGKFMRGTGGKAAALGVAQQDEIKSHTHGVGFKGSGSPHAGPFGTFAGSEDNVISGATGGNETRPYNMAVVVLIKY, encoded by the coding sequence ATGATTTACGAAAAACCAAAAAATGAGATTTTCGCCAGTGACGCAAAAGACGGCGAAATAGTAGAATTTCCAAGCGTAAAAAGAGGGTGGGGAGTAACCGAGAATTTAGGCTTTATTCCGCCTATGGAGTATTTTAACGCCGCTTTTAATCGCGTGGATAGGTCGCTAGCCTACCAATTACAGCGAGGCGTTGGCGAGTGGGATAAAGATTTAGAATATCCGATCGGGGCGATTGTGAGCCTAGGTGGAATTATTTATATCGCAAAAAGCCAAAACACAAACAAAAACCCAGCCAACGAGGTGACAACTTGGGATATTGTGGCAACACAAAAATGGTGTGACGATATATTTGTAAAAAAATCAGAATTAAAGGATGGCATGCCAGTCGGAAGCTATCTTTTATACAGCTCAAACTCAAATACTCCGGATGGATTTCTGCGCTGTGACGGATCAGCGCTTGATAAAAACACATACTCCGCGCTTTTCGAAGTGATCGGATACACATACGGAAAAAGTGGCGGTAAATTCTTACTGCCAAACTTTAGCGACGGAAAATTCATGCGTGGCACTGGCGGCAAGGCAGCTGCCTTAGGGGTGGCGCAGCAAGATGAAATAAAATCACATACACACGGTGTTGGATTTAAAGGCTCAGGTTCCCCACATGCTGGGCCTTTTGGTACATTTGCAGGCAGTGAAGATAATGTTATATCGGGGGCAACAGGTGGCAACGAAACACGCCCATACAATATGGCCGTAGTTGTATTGATTAAATATTAG